In Actinomadura citrea, a single window of DNA contains:
- a CDS encoding NAD(P)-dependent oxidoreductase has translation MDSEKQAVTVIGLGSMGSALAAALLDRGHPTTVWNRSPHKAAPLVERGALLAPTPGEAVAASPLVIACVLDYDALYGVLDQDASALAGKTLVNLTSGAPEQAHEAVGWARERGADHLDGAIMTTPPGVGGAEVMFLYSGPQAVFQSHRPTLAALGDPLHLGENPGLASLYDVALLGLMWSTMTGWLHGTALVGSDGVAATDFTSIALRWLRTVSVFLTTYAPQVDAGHYPGDDATVDVQIAAIGHLIHTAESRGVDNALPELTKTLMEKTKAAGHGLDSYASVIEVLKPREEEGE, from the coding sequence ATGGATTCTGAAAAGCAGGCCGTGACCGTCATCGGGCTGGGGTCGATGGGCTCGGCGCTCGCCGCCGCGCTGCTGGACCGCGGTCACCCGACCACAGTGTGGAACCGTTCGCCGCACAAGGCCGCTCCCTTGGTGGAGCGCGGCGCGCTCCTTGCCCCGACGCCCGGGGAGGCGGTCGCGGCGAGCCCGCTCGTCATCGCCTGCGTACTCGACTACGACGCGCTGTACGGCGTCCTCGACCAGGACGCGAGCGCGCTGGCGGGCAAGACGCTGGTCAATCTCACCTCCGGCGCGCCGGAGCAGGCGCACGAAGCGGTCGGCTGGGCCCGGGAGCGCGGCGCCGACCACCTCGACGGCGCCATCATGACCACGCCGCCCGGCGTCGGCGGTGCCGAGGTGATGTTCCTGTACAGCGGTCCCCAGGCCGTCTTCCAGTCGCACCGTCCGACGCTGGCGGCCCTCGGCGACCCCCTCCACCTCGGGGAGAACCCGGGGCTGGCCTCTCTCTACGACGTCGCCCTGCTCGGCCTGATGTGGTCCACGATGACCGGCTGGCTGCACGGCACCGCGCTGGTCGGCTCGGACGGCGTCGCGGCCACCGACTTCACCTCCATCGCATTGCGCTGGCTGAGGACCGTGTCGGTGTTCCTGACCACGTACGCGCCGCAGGTGGACGCCGGCCACTATCCGGGCGACGACGCCACCGTCGACGTGCAGATCGCGGCCATCGGCCATCTCATTCACACCGCCGAGTCCCGAGGCGTCGACAACGCCCTGCCCGAGCTGACGAAGACCCTCATGGAGAAGACCAAGGCGGCCGGCCACGGCCTCGACAGCTATGCCAGCGTGATCGAGGTCCTGAAGCCGCGAGAAGAGGAGGGCGAGTGA
- a CDS encoding maleylpyruvate isomerase N-terminal domain-containing protein: protein MTTAPTAHSGPAPAPTTPWTGLLRATADECLDLLSGAAGSDWTRPAHDLDWTCRETLDHLALGLIGYAGLLIARPSDRYIALFASLDAGAPIPACLEGIGIATSLLASAVRETPADARAWHPWGHSDRTGFAAMGITELVCHTYDIAHALGVRWTPPDEASAAVLDRLFPDAPTAHAPSDALLWCTGRVPLPERPRQANWQWNGTVR, encoded by the coding sequence GTGACCACGGCACCGACCGCGCACAGCGGTCCGGCCCCGGCACCCACGACGCCCTGGACGGGCCTGTTGCGGGCAACCGCCGACGAGTGCCTGGACCTCCTGTCCGGCGCTGCCGGCTCGGACTGGACACGCCCGGCCCACGACCTGGACTGGACATGCCGCGAAACGCTCGATCACCTCGCCCTAGGGCTGATCGGCTACGCCGGCCTGCTCATCGCCCGGCCCAGCGACCGCTACATCGCCCTCTTCGCCTCACTCGACGCCGGCGCCCCCATTCCCGCCTGCCTGGAAGGGATCGGTATCGCCACCTCCCTCCTCGCCTCCGCCGTCCGGGAGACGCCCGCCGATGCGCGCGCCTGGCATCCCTGGGGCCATTCCGACCGCACCGGGTTCGCCGCCATGGGGATCACGGAGCTGGTCTGCCACACCTACGACATCGCCCACGCCCTCGGCGTACGGTGGACACCGCCCGACGAGGCCAGCGCCGCCGTCCTCGACCGGCTCTTCCCCGACGCGCCAACGGCGCACGCTCCCTCCGACGCCCTGCTGTGGTGCACGGGCCGCGTTCCGCTGCCGGAGCGGCCCCGGCAGGCGAACTGGCAGTGGAACGGCACCGTGCGCTGA
- a CDS encoding GlxA family transcriptional regulator, translating into MGAGSVAVVVTEDIDVPSWDLYELSIPCTVFGKPQADLADPWYDLRLCGTGTPDRDGAAAGAGLALRTRYGLDDLAGADTVIVPSVPDACVEDGAPLSPALVAALRRAYDAGARMVSLCTGAFALAEAGLLDGRRATAHWMHAAQLAERYPKVQVDASVLYVDDGDVLTSAGLTAGLDLCLHLVRRDLGAQVANQLARRMVVAAHRAGGQAQFIPMSVAGTDDEGVGPVLDWARARLDRPLTVQDLARRAALSPRTFYRRLQAATGTTPVQWLLNERLGQARHLLESTDLPVERIGELTGLGTANNLRHHFLKHVGIPPSEYRRAFPRTVPEPSARP; encoded by the coding sequence ATGGGTGCCGGTTCTGTCGCTGTGGTCGTGACCGAGGACATCGACGTCCCCTCCTGGGACCTCTACGAGCTGAGCATCCCGTGCACCGTCTTCGGCAAGCCCCAGGCCGACCTGGCCGATCCCTGGTACGACCTGCGGCTGTGCGGGACCGGAACGCCGGACCGGGACGGCGCGGCGGCCGGCGCCGGGCTCGCGCTGCGGACCCGTTACGGGCTGGACGATCTCGCCGGCGCCGACACGGTCATCGTCCCCTCGGTGCCCGACGCCTGCGTCGAGGACGGCGCGCCGCTCAGTCCGGCGCTGGTCGCGGCGCTGCGCCGCGCGTACGACGCGGGGGCTCGCATGGTCTCCCTGTGCACCGGCGCGTTCGCACTCGCCGAGGCAGGGCTGCTCGACGGCCGTCGCGCCACGGCCCACTGGATGCACGCCGCCCAATTGGCGGAGCGCTACCCGAAGGTCCAGGTCGACGCCTCGGTGCTGTACGTGGATGATGGTGACGTGCTGACCAGCGCGGGGCTGACCGCCGGTCTCGACCTGTGCCTGCACCTGGTCCGCCGCGACCTCGGCGCCCAGGTCGCCAACCAGCTCGCCCGCCGGATGGTCGTAGCCGCCCACCGCGCCGGCGGCCAGGCGCAGTTCATCCCCATGTCCGTGGCCGGCACCGATGACGAGGGGGTCGGTCCCGTCCTCGACTGGGCCCGGGCCCGCCTGGACCGTCCGTTGACGGTCCAGGACCTGGCGCGGCGCGCCGCGTTGAGCCCGCGGACCTTCTACCGTCGGCTCCAGGCCGCCACCGGGACGACCCCGGTCCAGTGGCTGCTCAACGAGCGCCTGGGACAGGCCCGGCACTTGCTGGAATCGACGGACCTCCCGGTCGAGCGGATCGGCGAGCTGACCGGCCTGGGCACGGCGAACAACCTCCGCCACCACTTCCTCAAGCATGTCGGGATCCCGCCCAGCGAGTACCGCCGGGCCTTCCCCCGCACGGTGCCCGAGCCGTCCGCCCGTCCCTGA